The proteins below come from a single Aegilops tauschii subsp. strangulata cultivar AL8/78 chromosome 6, Aet v6.0, whole genome shotgun sequence genomic window:
- the LOC109742708 gene encoding uncharacterized protein: MATASASRPSGPVLSIPSYRSASPTRVKLATRSPGKSVSVSSPTASSRSRRSCMCSPTNHPGSFRCSLHKERKQAAPAGSGTSRPVPMGSGHWARRALAPPPAAQQSLQHRRRAGGFRPRSSRLSAVSMAGDSQ, translated from the coding sequence ATGGCGACGGCGTCCGCGAGTCGGCCCAGCGGCCCGGTGCTGTCGATCCCCAGCTACCGCTCCGCCTCGCCCACCCGCGTCAAGCTCGCCACCCGCTCGCCGGGCAAGTCCGTCAGCGTCTCGTCTCCCACCGCCTCCTCCAGGAGCCGTCGGTCCTGCATGTGCTCCCCGACGAACCACCCGGGCTCGTTCCGGTGCAGCCTCCACAAGGAGCGCAAGCAGGCGGCCCCCGCCGGCAGCGGCACCAGCAGGCCCGTCCCCATGGGGAGCGGGCACTGGGCACGCAGGGCGCTCGCGCCGCCCCCCGCGGCGCAGCAGTCGCTGCAGCACCGGAGGCGCGCGGGCGGGTTCCGTCCCCGGTCCAGCCGGCTCTCCGCCGTGTCCATGGCCGGCGACAGCCAGTAA